The Couchioplanes caeruleus nucleotide sequence GCTACGACTGGGGCCGGCTGCTCGGCGAGGGCCTGGCGCAGATCTACATCCATCCGGCGGGGGCGCTGGCCCCGGCGGTCGCCGTCGTCCTCGCGGCCATGGCGTTCAACCTCACCGGGGAGGTCGTGGCCCGGGCCATCGGCCTGCGCTCGGCGGAGAGCGGCATCCCGGCCGGCCCGGTGCCCGCGCCGCCGCCGCGGGCGGCCGCCGCCGTCGCGCAGGCCGCGCCGCTGCTGGCGGTGGAGAACCTGCGGGTCACGTTCCCGTCCCGGGACGGGCAGATCAGCCCGGTCCGCGAGGTCAGCGTCCGGCTGTGCCCCGGCGAGGCGGTCGGCATCGTGGGGGAGTCCGGCTCCGGCAAGAGCCTGACCGCGCTGGCGATCGCGCAGCTCGTCGCCGCGCCCGGGCGGGTGGACGCCGACCGGCTCGAGTTCCTCGGCGCCGACCTGCGCGGCGCCGGTGCCGCGGCGCACCGGCGGCTGCTCGGCACCTCCCTGGCCATGGTGTTCCAGGACCCGATGACCTCGCTCAACCCGACCCACCGGGTGGGCCACCAGCTCGCCGAGGTGGTGCGCCGGCATCAGGGCGCGGACCGGCGGTCGGCCTGGGCCCGCGCCGTCGACCGGCTGCACGCCGTCCGGATCCCCGCCGCCGCGCGGCGCGCCCGGCAGCTGCCGCACGAGTTCTCCGGCGGCATGCGCCAGCGCGCCATGATCGGCATGGGCCTGATGGCCAGCCCGGCGCTGATCATCGCCGACGAGCCCACCACCGCCCTGGACGTCACGGTGCAGCGCGAGGTGCTGCGGCTGCTCGAGAACATCCGTACGGCCGACGCGGTGGGGCTGCTGTTCATCAGCCACGACGTCACGGTCGTCGCCCAGGTCTGCGAGCGGGTGCTGGTCATGTACGCCGGCCGCATCGTCGAGGACCTGCCCTCCGGCGCGCTGCTGCGGGACGCGCGGCACCCGTATACGAGGGCCCTGGTGGCGGCCGTGCCCGGCATGGAGACCGACCGCGACCGGCCGCTCGCGGTGATCCCGGGCCGGCCGCCGGACCCGGCCCGGCTGCCGTCCGGGTGCGCGTTCTCGCCGCGCTGCCCGCTGGCCACCGATGTCTGCCGGGAACAGGATCCGCCGCTGGCCGCGTACGACGGGGACCGCCGGGTCGCCTGTCACCACGCCGATCTGGCGCCCGTGGCCGTGGCGCCGCACCGGACCGCTGCAGGAAGGGACGAGTCATGAGCGTGGACACCGATCACTGGGGGCGGCGGCTGGCCGCTCTCGCCGAGGAGCACGGCGTGCCGGGCGCGACGCTGGGCATCCTGCGGACCGGCCCGGACGGCGACGAGCTGGCCGAGGCCGCGTACGGGGTGCTGAACCTGCGCACCGGCGTGGACGTCACCACCGACTCGGTGTTCCAGATCGGCTCGATCAGCAAGGTGTGGACCGCGACGCTGGTGCTGCAGCTCGTCGACGAGCGACGCCTCGACCTGGACGCGCCGCTGCTGGAGGTGATGCCGGAGCTGCGGGTGGGCGACCCCGAGGTGACCAAGCGCCTGACGATGCGGCACCTGCTGGTGCACACCAGCGGCATCGACGGCGACATCCTCACCGACACCGGCCGCGGCGACGACTGCCTCGAGAGGTACGCCGCGCTGCTCGCCGACGCCGCCCAGAACCATCCGCTCGGCGCCACGTGGTCGTACTGCAACTCCGGCTACTCGCTGGCCGGGCGGGTCGTCGAGAAGCTCACCGGCGGCACGTGGGACGCGGCCCTGCGGGAGCGGCTCATCACCCCGCTGGGCCTGACACACACCGGCACGCTGCCCGAGGAGGCGCTGCTGTTCCGCGCCGCCGTGGGCCACCTGACCGAGGACGGCACGACCGTACCGGCGCCGGTCTGGGGCATCCCGCGCTCCGCCGGACCGGCCGGGGCGATCATCGCGACCGCCGCCGACCTGCTGGGCTTCGCCCGCATGCACCTGAACCAGGGCCGGGCGCCGGACGGCACCCAGGTGCTCAGCGCCGCTTCCACCGCCGCGATGGCCGAGTTCCACGCCGACCTGCCGGACAAGTACACCCTCGGCGACTCCTGGGGGCTGGGCTGGGAACGCATGGGCTGGGGCCGGCACCGGCTCATCGGCCACGACGGCAACACCATCGGCCAGGCGGCCTTCCTGCGGCTCCTGCCCGGGCAGGGCCTGGCGGTCGCGCTGCTCACCAACGGCGGCAACAGCCGCAAGCTGTACGAGGAGCTGTACCGCGAGATCTTCGACGAGCTCGCCGGGGCGAAACTGCCGCAGCCGCTCGGCCCGCCGGACGAGCCGGTCGAGGTGGACCCGGCGCCGTACGTGGGCGTGTACGAACGCGCCAGCATCCGTCAGGAGGTCCTCGCCGGTGAGAACGGGCCGGTGATGCGGGTGGGCCTGACCGGGCCGCTCGCCGAGGTGCTGCAGGACCAGGACGCCGACTACCCGATGGTGGCGGTGGCGCCCGGCCTGTTCGTCTGCCAGGACCCGGAGACCGGCAACTGGGTCCCCGCGACCTTCTACCAGCTGCCCAGCGGCGAACGGTACGTGCACTTCGGTGCCCGGGCCACGCCGCGCCGGGCGTGAGGCGGCCATGCGGGAGCTGCGTTTCGAGCAGGTGAGCATCCGGTTCGGGTCACGCCGCCGGGGCACCGTCGCGGTCGACGCCGTGGACCTCGTCGTCCCCGCCGGCGCGGTCGTGGGGCTGGTCGGTGAGTCCGGGTCGGGCAAGTCGACGCTGGCCCGGGCGGCCGTGGGGCTGGCACCGCTGAGCGGCGGCCGGATCCTGCTCGACGGCCGGCCGGTACGCGACGTCTCCCGCGAGGCCGGCCGCCCGCCGCTGCAGATGGTCTTCCAGGACCCGTACTCCGCACTCGATCCGCGGATGAGCATCGGCGACTCGATCGCCGAGGCGATCCCGCGGCACCCGGCACCGGCCTCGGCGCAGCGTCGCGCCGAGGCCGGCCGGCTGCTCGAGCTGGTCGGGCTGCCCGCCGACCGGGCCGGCGTACGCCCCGACGAGCTCTCCGGCGGCCAGCGGCAGCGGGTGGCGCTGGCCCGCGCGCTGGCCGGGCGGCCCGAGGTGATCGTCGCCGACGAGATCACCTCGGCGCTGGACGTCTCCATCCAGGGCGCGGTGCTCAACGTCGTCCGCGACCTGCAGCGGCAGATGCGCCTGACCATGCTGTTCATCTCGCACAACCTGGCCGTGGTGCGCTACGTCAGCGACATCGTCGCGGTCATGTACCTCGGCCGCATCGTCGAGTACGGGCCCGTCGCCGACGTGCTGGGCGATCCGCAGCACCCGTACACGCGGGAGCTGCTCGCCGCCGTCCCGCGCGCCGGCGTCGCGGTGCCCGAGCCGCCGCGGCCGGTCGCCGACGCCGCCCCGCCGGACCCGCACCAGCCGCCCGCCGGCTGCCGGTTCCACCCGCGTTGCCCCGTCGGCCCCCTGGTGCTGCCCGAGCGGGACGTGTGCCGAACCGCCGACCCGGCCGGCGCCGGCCGCCGCAACCTCGCCGCCTGCCATTTCGCCGCCCCGGCCGCGGTCGCCGCCGTCGGCTGAGCCCGGCCCGGTCTCAAGGGACCGTTGCCCGGGCGGCCGGGGACGGACGATCATCGAGCTCCGGTCGCGTACCGCAGGAGGGCCAGGAGGGCATGACCAGGAGAGGGAGCCGATGAGTCAGCAGCCGCGTGCCAGCCTCGGCCGTGTCCTGGACGACCTGGGCGCCACCCTGCTCGAGCTCGTGCACGGCGATCCGGGGACCGGCGACCCGATCGGCGGTGTCGCCATTCACGACCCGTACGACGAGCCCAGCCTGCCCCCGCACGCGCTGGTGCTGGGCGTGGGGCTGCGCGAGCCGGCGGAGATCACCGCGCTGTTGCGCACGCTGGGGCGGCACGGCGCCGCCGGGCTGGTGCTGCGGGCGCCCGTCCCGGCCGCGGACGAGCTGCGGGCCGCGGCCCGCGACGCCGGTGTGGCGGTGCTGGCGCTCACCCGCGGCGCGTCCTGGGCGCAGCTCGCGGCGCTGCTGCGGTCCATGCTCAGCCAGGGCGACGTCGGCGACGCCGGCCCCGAGAC carries:
- a CDS encoding dipeptide/oligopeptide/nickel ABC transporter permease/ATP-binding protein, with product MTGSSRRWGRAVRGPLGVTAAVLLLAVLLLAVAAPMVWQARADAVHPAEILQGPSGGHPAGTDLLGRDILARVLVATRLSVELALAATGLGVLVGLLLGTAPLLLGRRAGRWVGALVNVAVAFPGLLLALFFAVVFGVGAKGAVLAIGLATAPAFARLTQTMAATVAGRDFIAAARIAGAGRLRILLRHVLPNIAEPLVVAATMAAGSALLAFAGLSFLGLGVQAPGYDWGRLLGEGLAQIYIHPAGALAPAVAVVLAAMAFNLTGEVVARAIGLRSAESGIPAGPVPAPPPRAAAAVAQAAPLLAVENLRVTFPSRDGQISPVREVSVRLCPGEAVGIVGESGSGKSLTALAIAQLVAAPGRVDADRLEFLGADLRGAGAAAHRRLLGTSLAMVFQDPMTSLNPTHRVGHQLAEVVRRHQGADRRSAWARAVDRLHAVRIPAAARRARQLPHEFSGGMRQRAMIGMGLMASPALIIADEPTTALDVTVQREVLRLLENIRTADAVGLLFISHDVTVVAQVCERVLVMYAGRIVEDLPSGALLRDARHPYTRALVAAVPGMETDRDRPLAVIPGRPPDPARLPSGCAFSPRCPLATDVCREQDPPLAAYDGDRRVACHHADLAPVAVAPHRTAAGRDES
- a CDS encoding serine hydrolase domain-containing protein; the encoded protein is MSVDTDHWGRRLAALAEEHGVPGATLGILRTGPDGDELAEAAYGVLNLRTGVDVTTDSVFQIGSISKVWTATLVLQLVDERRLDLDAPLLEVMPELRVGDPEVTKRLTMRHLLVHTSGIDGDILTDTGRGDDCLERYAALLADAAQNHPLGATWSYCNSGYSLAGRVVEKLTGGTWDAALRERLITPLGLTHTGTLPEEALLFRAAVGHLTEDGTTVPAPVWGIPRSAGPAGAIIATAADLLGFARMHLNQGRAPDGTQVLSAASTAAMAEFHADLPDKYTLGDSWGLGWERMGWGRHRLIGHDGNTIGQAAFLRLLPGQGLAVALLTNGGNSRKLYEELYREIFDELAGAKLPQPLGPPDEPVEVDPAPYVGVYERASIRQEVLAGENGPVMRVGLTGPLAEVLQDQDADYPMVAVAPGLFVCQDPETGNWVPATFYQLPSGERYVHFGARATPRRA
- a CDS encoding ABC transporter ATP-binding protein; amino-acid sequence: MRELRFEQVSIRFGSRRRGTVAVDAVDLVVPAGAVVGLVGESGSGKSTLARAAVGLAPLSGGRILLDGRPVRDVSREAGRPPLQMVFQDPYSALDPRMSIGDSIAEAIPRHPAPASAQRRAEAGRLLELVGLPADRAGVRPDELSGGQRQRVALARALAGRPEVIVADEITSALDVSIQGAVLNVVRDLQRQMRLTMLFISHNLAVVRYVSDIVAVMYLGRIVEYGPVADVLGDPQHPYTRELLAAVPRAGVAVPEPPRPVADAAPPDPHQPPAGCRFHPRCPVGPLVLPERDVCRTADPAGAGRRNLAACHFAAPAAVAAVG